From a single Paenibacillus sp. FSL R5-0345 genomic region:
- a CDS encoding alpha/beta hydrolase family protein translates to MGMDLEYVPAPIRPRLHRRMTQEIKRRVRGTYRYDTTVWRTAIAGLWIVCFLAFTTAVLGIPTGLGVPTDIALAAGTSTILLAIASNIIAVLIALTGLRIPRLFAGCVLSDFGAILLILYYADFEIEAAALIAVLLSLLGALGGLAIGLLRSKRVTLGLLLTITVTFSQLALANGVQELPTLEPIDISDSDVIPLTASDPAQPGNQAYQSFTYASGKDLHRTEYGKDANVISSTVDASAYIKNWSKLRTLFWGFDYNALPLNGRVWMPEGEGPYPVVLMVHGNHMMEDYSDGGYAYLGELLASRGFIAISLDENFLNYSAWSGIPDNDFKVRTWIILKHLEQLADFSEQPGNPFYEKIDFTKTALLGHSRGGQAVAMAADADRWFKNDPVMKAVDRFNITSVVALAPTDKAIDDQQARLKDVNYLTLQGARDGDVHDFYGDRQYIRTSYSQGSSAFKSSLYIADANHSQFNSDWGAYDQTLPAGLFLNRAQIMEADKQRQIAKVYVSAFLETTLHGKDEYQSLFRDYRSGLKWLPDTTYYSRFQDGGYRPVATFDEDRNKNTVDLGTAEASGLSWSEELAKDRESKSKATYGVVLERTSKKDEDAYYNIKLKDSVVTEMALSDADGLTFSLANLNGDIKDELNIPLPPNVEVELTDKNDTSARLPLSEVMDILPLPQTQFTLFPWLEERINDGKYGDLSEAVFQTYEMPFEQFQEEEPELEPENLTEITFYLEAEGDKIMLDDIGFYDLGIRNTF, encoded by the coding sequence ATGGGTATGGATTTAGAGTACGTCCCTGCGCCGATAAGACCACGGCTTCACAGGCGAATGACTCAAGAAATTAAACGAAGAGTTAGGGGAACTTACCGTTATGATACAACGGTCTGGAGGACAGCAATCGCTGGTCTTTGGATCGTTTGCTTTTTGGCTTTCACGACTGCTGTATTAGGCATACCTACTGGGTTAGGGGTGCCCACAGATATTGCACTTGCTGCAGGTACGAGCACCATTCTGCTGGCCATTGCCAGCAATATCATAGCCGTACTGATCGCGTTGACCGGACTTCGCATCCCGCGATTATTCGCAGGCTGTGTATTGAGCGATTTTGGAGCTATTCTACTAATCTTATATTACGCTGATTTTGAGATTGAAGCAGCGGCACTCATTGCTGTCCTTCTGTCACTACTAGGTGCGTTAGGCGGTTTGGCTATCGGTCTGCTGCGCAGCAAAAGAGTAACACTGGGACTTCTGCTTACCATTACGGTAACTTTTTCCCAACTGGCTCTGGCAAACGGAGTGCAGGAACTTCCTACTTTGGAGCCTATTGATATCAGTGATTCGGATGTAATTCCACTGACTGCCTCCGATCCGGCACAACCTGGCAATCAAGCTTATCAGTCCTTCACCTATGCCAGCGGTAAGGATCTGCACCGAACGGAATACGGCAAGGATGCAAATGTGATCTCTTCTACAGTAGATGCTTCTGCTTATATTAAGAATTGGTCAAAACTGCGCACTTTATTCTGGGGATTCGATTATAATGCACTTCCACTTAATGGTCGTGTATGGATGCCTGAGGGCGAAGGTCCCTATCCGGTAGTGTTGATGGTGCACGGAAATCACATGATGGAAGATTACTCTGATGGAGGGTATGCTTATCTCGGCGAACTCTTGGCCAGTCGAGGGTTTATCGCAATTTCCCTGGATGAGAATTTCCTCAACTATTCGGCTTGGTCTGGTATTCCGGACAATGATTTTAAAGTACGAACCTGGATCATTCTGAAACATCTGGAACAGCTTGCAGATTTCTCAGAACAACCGGGCAATCCTTTTTATGAGAAAATAGATTTCACAAAAACCGCCCTGCTCGGTCATAGCCGCGGTGGACAAGCTGTTGCTATGGCTGCAGATGCCGATCGCTGGTTCAAAAATGATCCCGTTATGAAGGCAGTAGATCGTTTTAATATAACCTCTGTAGTCGCCCTTGCCCCAACGGACAAAGCGATAGACGATCAGCAAGCCCGTCTCAAGGATGTTAACTATTTGACTCTGCAAGGGGCTCGCGATGGGGATGTACATGATTTCTATGGTGATCGACAGTATATACGTACTTCCTATTCCCAAGGGTCCTCCGCTTTCAAAAGCTCGCTGTATATTGCGGACGCCAATCACAGTCAGTTCAACAGCGATTGGGGTGCCTATGATCAGACATTACCTGCTGGACTCTTTTTAAATCGAGCGCAAATTATGGAAGCAGATAAACAGCGGCAAATCGCAAAAGTCTATGTATCAGCCTTTCTGGAGACTACCTTACACGGAAAAGACGAATACCAGAGCTTGTTCCGGGATTACCGCAGCGGACTGAAATGGCTACCGGATACTACTTACTACAGTCGATTCCAGGATGGCGGATATCGGCCAGTAGCCACATTTGACGAGGATCGCAACAAGAATACCGTTGATCTTGGAACAGCAGAAGCTTCCGGATTATCCTGGTCGGAAGAGCTCGCGAAGGATCGTGAATCTAAGAGTAAAGCCACCTATGGTGTCGTTCTTGAACGGACATCCAAAAAAGACGAGGACGCCTATTACAACATTAAGCTTAAAGACAGTGTTGTTACTGAAATGGCCCTTTCAGACGCAGACGGTCTTACGTTCTCCTTAGCAAACCTCAATGGTGATATCAAGGATGAATTAAATATTCCGCTACCTCCGAATGTAGAGGTGGAATTAACCGACAAAAATGATACCTCAGCACGCTTGCCGCTAAGTGAGGTAATGGATATTCTTCCACTGCCGCAAACTCAGTTCACGTTATTCCCATGGCTTGAAGAACGGATTAATGATGGGAAATACGGTGATCTATCCGAAGCTGTTTTTCAAACCTATGAGATGCCTTTCGAACAGTTTCAAGAGGAAGAACCCGAGCTAGAACCTGAGAACCTGACGGAAATCACCTTCTACCTTGAAGCTGAGGGAGATAAAATCATGCTAGATGACATTGGCTTCTACGATTTAGGAATTCGAAACACGTTTTAA
- a CDS encoding sulfate ABC transporter substrate-binding protein, with translation MKRKMNKGLLVGFTLLLTAGLTAACGGNNNSGNSASSATNSPASTNTAEATNAAEATKAPSKDPVELLNVSYDPTRELYENYNKAFAAYWEKETGQKVTIKQSHGGSGKQSRAVLDGLEADVVTLALGYDIDALQEKGLINEGWQSKFDHNSSPYTSTIVFLVRKGNPKGIKDWPDLLKEGVEVITPNPKTSGGARWNYLAAWGYALDHNNNDEAKAEEFVKELFKHVPVLDTGARGSTTTFVERGIGDVLIAWENEAYLSVEELGPDKFDIVNPSESILAEPPVAIVDKVVDKRNTREVSEAYLKYLYTEEGQKIAAENYYRPTLESVKEQYKDKFPEIKLFTLADKFGTWKETQEKHFNDGGIFDKIYVPGAK, from the coding sequence ATGAAGAGAAAAATGAACAAAGGGCTTCTTGTAGGATTTACCTTGTTGCTGACGGCAGGACTTACTGCGGCTTGCGGCGGCAATAACAATAGCGGAAATAGTGCTAGTTCGGCAACGAACTCACCAGCATCAACCAATACAGCGGAGGCTACGAATGCTGCAGAAGCTACAAAGGCGCCATCCAAAGATCCGGTAGAACTGCTCAACGTCTCCTATGATCCTACTCGTGAGCTATATGAGAACTATAATAAGGCTTTTGCAGCTTACTGGGAAAAAGAAACGGGACAGAAGGTCACAATTAAGCAATCTCACGGTGGATCAGGTAAACAAAGCCGTGCAGTGCTTGATGGTCTGGAAGCGGATGTGGTCACACTGGCCCTTGGATATGATATTGACGCATTGCAGGAAAAGGGTCTTATCAATGAAGGCTGGCAAAGTAAATTCGATCATAACAGTTCACCTTATACCTCAACAATCGTGTTCTTAGTACGCAAAGGGAATCCGAAAGGAATCAAAGATTGGCCGGATCTGCTCAAGGAAGGCGTAGAAGTGATTACACCGAATCCGAAAACATCAGGTGGTGCGCGTTGGAACTACTTGGCGGCGTGGGGTTATGCGTTAGACCACAACAATAACGATGAAGCTAAGGCTGAGGAATTTGTAAAAGAACTGTTCAAACATGTTCCAGTGCTGGATACGGGGGCGCGCGGTTCGACGACCACTTTTGTAGAGCGTGGAATTGGCGATGTGCTGATTGCTTGGGAGAATGAAGCTTATCTTTCTGTAGAAGAGCTCGGTCCGGATAAATTCGATATCGTAAATCCATCTGAGAGTATTCTGGCTGAACCGCCGGTAGCAATAGTAGATAAGGTTGTGGATAAAAGAAATACCCGTGAGGTGTCCGAGGCTTACTTGAAGTATCTCTATACGGAGGAAGGACAAAAAATCGCGGCTGAGAACTACTACCGTCCAACGCTAGAAAGCGTGAAAGAACAATATAAAGATAAGTTCCCGGAAATTAAGCTATTCACACTGGCTGATAAATTTGGAACTTGGAAAGAAACACAAGAGAAGCATTTTAACGATGGCGGGATCTTTGACAAGATCTATGTGCCGGGTGCTAAATAA
- a CDS encoding CPBP family intramembrane glutamic endopeptidase, with protein MSKLAKTSSFSQKHPVWTVVIIEVLLLLAVSAAGTYATLKELSYTAPVLISFIPIALVLLIYFTVKNKWSDLGFRPLNTISSGNWIYYAPLVVILITISFKGFREISTSEVLFFIFFTLLVAFVEESIYRGLIFKTLLSKGATTAVITSSILFSITHLLNALSGTDITQILLQLVYALLIGFVLSLLMLKNNNIVPLILFHFVHNLIQFVGNDNTSEYIGIDLLILLVLAAQCVWLVLSFRKPNLTKNLNQAG; from the coding sequence ATGTCAAAGCTAGCCAAAACGTCTTCTTTTTCACAGAAACACCCTGTTTGGACCGTTGTTATTATTGAGGTGTTGTTACTTTTAGCGGTATCAGCCGCCGGGACTTACGCCACGCTTAAAGAGCTATCGTATACCGCTCCAGTACTGATCTCCTTTATTCCAATTGCTCTTGTACTACTCATCTACTTCACGGTTAAGAACAAATGGAGTGATCTTGGCTTCCGTCCTCTGAACACCATATCTTCTGGGAATTGGATCTATTATGCACCTCTAGTCGTCATCCTGATCACCATATCCTTTAAAGGTTTCCGTGAAATTAGTACGTCTGAGGTATTGTTCTTTATCTTTTTCACCCTGCTCGTAGCTTTTGTGGAAGAGAGTATCTACCGCGGATTGATTTTCAAGACTTTGCTCAGTAAGGGTGCTACAACGGCAGTAATTACTTCAAGTATTCTATTCTCTATTACCCACTTACTTAATGCCTTATCTGGTACAGACATCACTCAAATCCTTCTACAGCTCGTATATGCTCTTCTGATCGGCTTTGTGCTTTCTTTATTGATGCTGAAAAATAATAATATTGTTCCGCTGATATTGTTTCATTTTGTACATAATCTGATTCAGTTTGTTGGTAACGATAATACAAGCGAGTATATAGGAATCGATCTGCTCATTCTCCTGGTGCTCGCTGCTCAATGTGTCTGGCTAGTATTATCCTTTAGAAAACCAAACCTGACGAAGAACCTAAATCAAGCTGGTTAA
- a CDS encoding heavy metal translocating P-type ATPase: protein MDTMQGKVKRQWELEGLDCANCAMKIEDKVKKIEGVSSCSVNFVTKTMTMETAAGYEESAIVEAKKTVKALEPHVNVKEKVSGSRKPHNNSSHQHDHKHGHDHDHQAADGHKHDDADGHSHGHSHEHGEGDTRKILLRLGGGGILALAGIFLPVEGVVELLIFLAAYLIVGSEVVWQAVKNIIRGQVFDENFLMALATIGAFAIGEYPEGVAVMLFYQIGELFQGLAVNRSRRSITALMDIRPEFAYLKLGNDLKRVSPEEVAIGDLIVVKPGEKVPLDGTILEGSAMMDTSALTGESVPRSAGPGSTVLSGFINRNGVITMQVTQTFGESAVSKILELVQNASSNKAKTENFITKFARAYTPIVVITAVLLAVVPPLVISGATFSDWIYRALVFLVISCPCALVVSIPLGFFGGIGAASRSGILIKGSNYLEALNDVKVVVFDKTGTLTKGQFKVTGIYPSGGNSKDELLRIAAYAESHSNHPIAESIRTAYGEQISKEAISNYNEISGHGIEVSIEGKTVLAGNARLMEREGIAYEVPEQSGTVVHIAVDHQYGGYLVIADEVKEDSLQAIQTLKKLGIRKTVMLTGDASSVAEAVGKQLGVDEVHAELLPQHKVEAIEKLDREKSHREKIIFVGDGINDTPVLARADVGIAMGGLGSDAAIEAADIVIMTDEPSKIAVAIGISKRTRMIVWQNIIFALGVKAIFLVLGAFGIATMWEAVFSDVGVTVLAVLNSIRALKVKDQG from the coding sequence ATGGATACGATGCAAGGAAAAGTAAAACGTCAGTGGGAATTAGAAGGCTTGGACTGCGCCAATTGCGCAATGAAAATTGAAGATAAAGTGAAGAAGATTGAAGGTGTATCGTCTTGCTCCGTTAATTTTGTTACGAAGACAATGACGATGGAAACCGCCGCAGGTTATGAGGAGTCAGCGATTGTTGAAGCAAAGAAAACGGTGAAAGCACTTGAGCCCCATGTAAATGTGAAAGAGAAGGTTTCGGGTAGTCGCAAGCCGCATAATAACAGTAGTCATCAACATGATCATAAACATGGACATGACCACGATCATCAGGCTGCAGACGGACATAAGCATGATGATGCGGATGGCCATAGCCATGGTCACAGTCACGAGCATGGGGAAGGCGATACCCGTAAGATTCTACTGCGGTTAGGTGGCGGTGGCATACTCGCTCTTGCCGGAATATTCTTACCGGTCGAGGGTGTAGTAGAACTACTGATTTTCTTAGCAGCCTATCTCATCGTGGGTAGTGAGGTCGTCTGGCAAGCAGTGAAGAACATTATCCGGGGTCAGGTGTTCGATGAGAATTTCTTGATGGCTCTCGCAACCATCGGTGCCTTTGCGATTGGTGAGTATCCAGAGGGTGTAGCGGTTATGCTTTTTTACCAAATCGGAGAACTGTTCCAAGGTCTGGCAGTAAACCGTTCACGCCGATCTATCACGGCACTTATGGATATCCGTCCTGAATTTGCTTACCTTAAGCTTGGAAATGATCTTAAACGAGTCTCCCCTGAGGAAGTGGCGATCGGTGATTTGATTGTTGTGAAACCGGGTGAAAAGGTACCTCTGGACGGAACGATCCTTGAGGGGAGCGCCATGATGGATACATCAGCACTTACCGGGGAATCTGTACCGCGTTCGGCTGGACCGGGAAGTACGGTATTAAGTGGGTTTATTAATCGGAACGGTGTTATTACTATGCAAGTCACGCAGACCTTTGGAGAATCAGCTGTATCTAAAATTCTGGAACTGGTGCAGAATGCTTCGAGCAACAAGGCGAAAACGGAGAACTTCATTACTAAATTTGCACGGGCTTACACACCTATAGTAGTGATCACAGCTGTACTGCTGGCTGTCGTTCCTCCGCTAGTGATTAGCGGGGCAACCTTTTCAGATTGGATTTACCGGGCGCTTGTATTTCTCGTAATCTCCTGTCCGTGTGCGCTTGTGGTCTCAATTCCACTCGGTTTCTTCGGAGGAATTGGTGCAGCTTCACGCAGTGGAATTCTAATCAAAGGAAGTAACTACCTTGAAGCATTAAATGATGTGAAAGTAGTTGTCTTTGATAAGACAGGAACGTTGACCAAGGGGCAGTTTAAGGTCACTGGAATTTATCCATCGGGTGGTAACTCTAAGGATGAATTGCTGCGAATAGCCGCTTATGCGGAGAGCCATTCGAATCACCCGATTGCCGAATCGATTCGGACGGCTTATGGAGAACAGATTTCTAAGGAAGCGATCTCCAATTACAATGAAATCTCTGGTCACGGAATTGAGGTTTCGATTGAAGGTAAGACGGTCCTTGCAGGTAACGCGCGTCTGATGGAGCGAGAGGGTATAGCTTATGAGGTGCCAGAGCAGAGTGGTACAGTAGTTCACATCGCAGTGGATCATCAGTATGGAGGATATCTGGTGATTGCTGATGAAGTGAAGGAGGACTCACTGCAGGCCATTCAGACGCTCAAAAAACTTGGCATCCGCAAGACGGTGATGCTTACTGGCGATGCTTCTTCCGTAGCTGAAGCTGTTGGGAAGCAGTTAGGTGTAGATGAGGTACACGCGGAGCTTTTACCGCAGCATAAGGTAGAGGCCATCGAGAAGCTGGATCGTGAAAAGTCACATCGTGAGAAAATTATTTTTGTCGGTGATGGAATTAATGATACCCCGGTACTGGCTAGAGCAGATGTGGGGATCGCAATGGGTGGACTGGGCTCGGATGCAGCGATTGAAGCGGCAGATATCGTTATTATGACTGATGAACCATCTAAGATTGCTGTAGCTATCGGAATTTCTAAGCGCACACGGATGATTGTATGGCAGAATATTATCTTTGCTTTAGGCGTTAAAGCTATATTTCTTGTCCTCGGTGCATTTGGGATCGCCACGATGTGGGAAGCCGTATTCTCAGACGTTGGGGTAACTGTGTTAGCTGTACTGAACAGTATTCGAGCATTAAAGGTTAAAGATCAAGGATAA
- a CDS encoding GlsB/YeaQ/YmgE family stress response membrane protein, with the protein MSFLWMLIVGGIIGWLAGLIMGRDIPGGVIGNIIAGIIGSWLGGVLLGSWGPKVSDFYFFPSLIGAVVLIFIVSLILRSTSGRSRS; encoded by the coding sequence ATGAGTTTTTTATGGATGTTAATTGTTGGTGGGATTATTGGTTGGTTAGCGGGTCTGATTATGGGCAGAGATATTCCAGGCGGGGTTATTGGTAACATTATCGCAGGTATTATCGGTTCATGGCTCGGCGGCGTGCTTCTGGGAAGCTGGGGACCTAAAGTAAGTGATTTCTACTTCTTCCCTTCATTGATCGGGGCCGTTGTTCTGATCTTTATCGTCAGCCTTATTCTTCGCTCAACAAGCGGACGTAGCCGTTCATAA
- a CDS encoding lactonase family protein has protein sequence MERPNEVLFYVGTYNPEGEEAILLCSLSPSSGEMKILEGTKGIENPSFLAVNSTGSVLYAVSEKDEGEVYAFAIDPVTKALSPLGSRPTEGGAPCYVSISPKQDYIFVSNYSGGNANVFPVNEDGSLQVMSDQVKHVGSGIREDRQEAPHPHSVIPEGSGKLILVCDLGLDQILIYRLEEGKLSKHREINLPPGSGPRHLAVHPSGQWIYLANELNCTVTVFANDEQNGNLSILQHVSTLPEQYIAGSDDTASDIHVSPCGKFLYVSNRGQDSIALFHIDGSTGLLEAVDWQVTGGRTPRNFAIIGGKLLAANQNSDIITSFSIDSDSGRLIPTGNELKIKTPVCIQAL, from the coding sequence ATGGAACGGCCTAATGAGGTATTGTTTTATGTGGGAACGTATAACCCTGAGGGTGAGGAAGCTATTCTATTATGCTCGCTTAGTCCTTCATCAGGGGAAATGAAGATTCTTGAGGGTACAAAGGGCATTGAGAATCCATCGTTTTTAGCAGTAAACAGCACAGGAAGCGTGCTCTATGCGGTTAGTGAGAAGGATGAGGGCGAGGTCTATGCTTTTGCTATTGATCCTGTTACTAAAGCGCTGAGTCCACTTGGAAGTCGTCCTACGGAAGGCGGCGCTCCTTGTTATGTCTCCATCAGTCCTAAGCAAGATTACATATTTGTCTCTAATTATTCCGGTGGCAACGCCAACGTATTTCCTGTAAATGAGGATGGCTCGCTTCAGGTTATGTCTGACCAAGTGAAGCATGTAGGTTCAGGAATTCGTGAAGACCGTCAGGAGGCTCCGCATCCACACTCTGTCATTCCAGAAGGAAGCGGAAAGCTTATACTGGTTTGCGATTTGGGACTGGATCAAATCCTGATTTACCGCCTTGAAGAAGGTAAGCTGTCTAAGCATCGGGAGATTAATCTCCCGCCTGGTTCAGGCCCCCGCCATCTGGCGGTACACCCTTCAGGACAATGGATTTACCTGGCGAATGAACTAAACTGTACAGTAACGGTATTTGCTAATGATGAGCAGAATGGGAACCTTAGCATTTTACAGCATGTTAGCACGCTTCCAGAGCAATACATTGCGGGTAGTGATGATACAGCTTCCGATATTCATGTATCGCCATGTGGTAAATTCTTGTATGTCTCGAACCGGGGACAAGACAGCATTGCCTTGTTCCATATTGACGGTTCAACAGGTCTTCTTGAAGCAGTAGATTGGCAGGTTACAGGCGGACGTACTCCGCGTAATTTCGCCATCATTGGCGGCAAGCTGCTCGCTGCGAATCAAAATAGCGACATTATTACTTCGTTCTCTATCGATAGTGACAGTGGCAGATTAATTCCTACAGGGAATGAGCTGAAGATAAAGACACCAGTCTGTATTCAAGCCTTGTAG
- the cysT gene encoding sulfate ABC transporter permease subunit CysT, whose protein sequence is MNVTATTTAAPATTRRKILPGFGITMGYSVLYLSLVVLLPLSALLFNSTGLSWAKFWDVATDPRVLASYRVSLSTAAAAAFVDAILGLLLAWVLVRYEFPGKRIFDALIDLPFALPTAVAGVSLTALYATNGWIGAWLEPLGLKVAFTPLGITLALMFIGIPFVVRTVQPVLEDLDRDMEEASATLGAGRWRTFRSVVLPELFPPLLTGFALAFARGIGEFGSVVFISGNMPMRTEIAPLLIMSKLEQYDYAGATAVALLLLLISFLMLLVINTLQRWVRKTSR, encoded by the coding sequence ATGAATGTCACCGCAACTACTACAGCTGCACCGGCGACAACTCGGAGAAAGATACTGCCCGGTTTTGGAATAACGATGGGGTACAGCGTACTTTACCTGAGTCTTGTAGTACTCTTGCCGCTATCAGCGCTACTGTTCAATTCTACTGGGCTGAGCTGGGCGAAATTCTGGGATGTAGCTACCGATCCGCGCGTATTGGCTTCGTATCGTGTCAGCCTATCTACGGCAGCGGCTGCTGCTTTTGTCGATGCTATTCTAGGTCTTTTGCTGGCATGGGTACTGGTACGATATGAATTTCCGGGCAAAAGAATATTTGATGCGCTGATCGATCTTCCGTTTGCTTTACCGACAGCTGTAGCTGGTGTCTCCTTGACGGCTCTTTATGCGACAAACGGCTGGATCGGAGCGTGGCTTGAGCCGCTGGGATTAAAGGTGGCATTTACCCCGCTTGGCATTACCCTTGCTTTAATGTTCATCGGGATACCGTTCGTCGTGCGAACGGTACAGCCGGTGCTAGAGGATTTGGATCGGGATATGGAGGAAGCCTCAGCAACCCTTGGTGCAGGCCGCTGGAGAACCTTTCGTTCAGTGGTATTGCCAGAGTTGTTCCCTCCGCTGTTAACAGGCTTTGCTTTGGCATTTGCCCGTGGTATTGGTGAATTTGGCTCTGTCGTATTCATCTCCGGTAATATGCCGATGAGGACGGAGATTGCTCCGTTGCTTATTATGTCTAAACTGGAGCAGTATGATTACGCTGGTGCTACTGCCGTAGCATTGCTGCTACTGCTCATTTCCTTCTTAATGCTGTTAGTCATCAATACGCTCCAGCGTTGGGTGCGTAAGACTTCTCGGTAG
- a CDS encoding L-lactate dehydrogenase, whose translation MKSKSRKVAIVGAGMVGSSCAYSMVNQAICDEIMMIDRTYDRAMAQALDLSHCMDFTNTRTKVYAGTHSDCAGMDVVILTAGANPTAGQTRLDVLEASAVITREIITNIMAGGFDGIFVVAANPVDIVTYMVWKISGLPRHRIIGTGTSIDSSRLKTLLSDVFSIDPRSVNGYALGEHGESQFVAWSHVTIGGKPILQIMEQHRERFQHLDLEDISRKTKDAGWEIFTKKGSTHFGIGSALAYITRSILNDEHKIIAVSAILDGEYGQSGVCTGVPAIIGSTGIQELLELNLNTEEAAKFDASCSIVRAGIESLHLEDNPL comes from the coding sequence TTGAAAAGTAAATCGAGAAAAGTCGCCATCGTCGGTGCCGGAATGGTCGGTTCCAGCTGCGCCTACTCCATGGTCAATCAGGCGATTTGTGATGAGATCATGATGATCGACCGCACCTATGACCGTGCTATGGCACAAGCACTTGATCTCTCGCACTGCATGGATTTCACCAACACACGCACAAAGGTGTATGCCGGAACCCATAGCGACTGTGCAGGAATGGATGTAGTTATCCTGACTGCCGGCGCCAATCCAACGGCGGGACAGACAAGATTGGATGTTCTGGAAGCCTCTGCGGTAATTACTAGAGAAATTATCACCAACATCATGGCTGGGGGATTCGATGGAATATTCGTAGTCGCCGCTAATCCAGTCGATATTGTCACTTATATGGTATGGAAAATATCAGGGCTGCCCCGCCACAGAATTATTGGTACGGGAACCTCCATTGACTCCTCACGCCTAAAGACACTACTGTCCGATGTATTCTCTATTGATCCGCGCAGCGTTAACGGCTACGCGCTCGGAGAACATGGTGAATCCCAGTTTGTAGCTTGGTCACATGTGACGATTGGCGGCAAGCCTATCCTGCAAATTATGGAGCAGCATCGCGAGCGGTTCCAGCATCTGGATCTGGAGGATATCTCCCGCAAGACCAAAGACGCGGGCTGGGAGATATTCACCAAAAAAGGCTCTACACATTTCGGTATTGGCAGCGCACTGGCCTACATTACTCGCTCCATCCTGAATGATGAGCACAAGATCATTGCCGTATCTGCAATTCTGGACGGAGAGTACGGGCAAAGTGGTGTATGTACCGGTGTGCCTGCCATTATTGGCAGTACTGGCATTCAAGAACTGCTCGAGCTTAACCTAAACACTGAAGAAGCAGCGAAATTCGACGCCTCCTGCAGCATTGTACGCGCAGGTATTGAGAGTCTGCACTTGGAAGACAACCCCCTTTAA
- a CDS encoding CcdC family protein: MSSINPSLLHIGSTIGTLLMALMVIFIRLKASARPVTIRKIWIPPLGMSTGFAMFVVPEVRFPLWWAALAFLIGWFIFAYPLIRSTNFEQRDGQIYAQRSKSFAFILLGLLLVRTLLHEFINSYVSIPQSGGLFFILAFGMIVHWRFFMYKRYKVMTSSETQSLKS, from the coding sequence ATGAGTAGCATTAACCCCTCACTCCTACATATCGGCTCCACTATAGGGACCTTGCTCATGGCGCTAATGGTTATTTTTATTCGTCTTAAAGCTAGCGCTCGTCCGGTTACCATTCGAAAAATATGGATTCCGCCTCTAGGTATGTCGACCGGCTTTGCCATGTTCGTTGTACCTGAAGTTAGGTTTCCTTTATGGTGGGCAGCGCTCGCCTTTCTGATCGGCTGGTTCATCTTCGCGTATCCTCTAATACGCAGTACAAACTTCGAACAACGGGATGGACAAATCTATGCTCAGCGTTCTAAGAGCTTTGCTTTCATCCTGCTCGGACTTCTTCTAGTCCGCACCTTACTTCATGAATTTATTAATAGTTATGTTTCTATCCCACAGTCCGGCGGATTGTTCTTCATCTTGGCCTTCGGGATGATTGTTCACTGGAGATTCTTTATGTACAAACGTTATAAGGTAATGACTTCCTCGGAGACACAATCCCTAAAGTCATAA